CTGTCGCCTTTGACTCTTACCGCAAAGTGGCGGGTGTCTCCTTTGAAAAGTTCTCCGAGAGAAAGTTTTCCTTCGATCGATTCAATGGCAAGAATCGGGGCGCCTGCCGGAACCCGACCAATTATGGGCACGCCTTCTCCTCTTCTCGCCTCTTTTGGAACAACGAGCCTTCTTCCAAGTCTCTTCAAGTACCCCTTTCTAATGAGTGCTTGAAGGTGCTGGCTTATCGTTGCTGGAGAACGAAGCCCGATCCTTGCTCCGAGCTCCCTGTAAGAAGGGAAATGCCCGGTTTCTTCAATCGAAGAGAGTATGAGCTCAAAGAGCTCTTTCTGCCTGGGGGTTACAAGCCGCATGGTTTCCTCCGGTTCATTTAGCCGTCGATCCTTTGTATATCAGGCTGCTAGCCACAAGCTGTAAGCTTCCAGCAGGGTGCTCACATCTTCAATATACCAAACAATTGTTCGGTAGTC
The window above is part of the Candidatus Eisenbacteria bacterium genome. Proteins encoded here:
- the lexA gene encoding transcriptional repressor LexA; this translates as MRLVTPRQKELFELILSSIEETGHFPSYRELGARIGLRSPATISQHLQALIRKGYLKRLGRRLVVPKEARRGEGVPIIGRVPAGAPILAIESIEGKLSLGELFKGDTRHFAVRVKGDSMKDAGIYDGDYCIVREQGTAHDGDAVVACLGEEQEVTVKVFKKRQNGIELIPRNRNYKPIVVKKGDPLFRICGKVVGVVRKL